One part of the Coleofasciculus chthonoplastes PCC 7420 genome encodes these proteins:
- a CDS encoding energy-coupling factor ABC transporter ATP-binding protein — translation MVQTAITVQDLCFSWSSGASVLDACSLEVPKGEFWMLLGTNGSGKSTLLRLLAGLLSPDSGEIQISGLIGFVFQNPDHQLVMPTVGADVAFGLVEEKLSIAQVRARVTEALAAVNLLDLQRRPIYALSGGQKQRIAIAGAIARQSEILLLDEPTALLDPDTQLDLVAQVQRLVKSRGLTALWVTHRLEELNYCDGAFLLENGRVVAQGEPERLKQRLLGETKLSS, via the coding sequence ATGGTTCAAACCGCAATTACGGTACAGGATCTATGCTTCAGTTGGTCTAGTGGAGCATCGGTTTTAGACGCTTGCTCTCTAGAAGTTCCCAAGGGTGAGTTTTGGATGCTCTTGGGGACAAATGGCAGTGGTAAATCAACATTGTTGCGGTTGCTAGCTGGATTATTGTCACCTGATTCGGGTGAGATACAGATTTCGGGACTCATTGGATTTGTCTTCCAAAATCCTGACCATCAGCTGGTTATGCCGACAGTCGGTGCAGATGTGGCGTTTGGATTGGTGGAGGAGAAACTTTCGATCGCCCAAGTTCGCGCCCGAGTCACCGAAGCCTTAGCCGCTGTCAATTTGCTGGATTTACAACGACGCCCGATTTACGCTCTGAGTGGGGGACAAAAGCAGCGTATTGCTATTGCGGGTGCGATCGCGCGTCAGTCTGAGATCCTTTTATTGGATGAGCCAACAGCTTTGCTTGATCCCGATACTCAGTTAGATCTGGTGGCTCAAGTTCAGCGCTTGGTCAAAAGTCGTGGGTTAACCGCCCTTTGGGTGACTCATCGGTTGGAAGAGTTGAATTACTGTGACGGCGCATTTTTGCTGGAAAATGGGCGGGTGGTAGCACAGGGAGAACCGGAGCGACTCAAGCAACGGCTTCTAGGTGAGACAAAACTGTCATCATAA
- a CDS encoding NYN domain-containing protein, producing the protein MPSPPPQVTLLVDGYNIIGTESSLTKMRDRHGLLAARQELVEVLINYSAFRGYKTKVVFDAHYQPTGTRHEDITPHVSICYTDFGQTADSYIEKFCAAVRSKPKLFKQRLIVATSDRAQQLTVTGYGAEWMSSQQLISDVHCTSRRVRRRQRSPKQSRGRFLMHSLDKSAQQRLSQWRQGIR; encoded by the coding sequence ATGCCCTCTCCCCCACCCCAGGTTACTTTACTGGTTGATGGTTATAACATCATCGGCACCGAGTCGAGTTTGACCAAGATGCGCGATCGCCATGGACTATTGGCAGCGCGGCAAGAATTAGTTGAGGTTTTAATTAACTATAGTGCCTTTCGCGGTTATAAAACTAAAGTCGTCTTTGACGCTCACTATCAACCGACTGGAACGCGCCACGAAGATATAACCCCCCATGTATCCATCTGCTATACAGATTTTGGTCAGACCGCCGATAGCTACATCGAAAAATTTTGTGCGGCTGTTCGCAGTAAACCGAAGCTGTTCAAGCAACGATTAATCGTCGCAACTTCAGATCGGGCGCAGCAGCTAACCGTTACTGGGTATGGGGCAGAATGGATGTCCTCGCAACAGTTAATTAGCGATGTTCATTGCACAAGTCGTCGAGTCCGCCGCCGACAACGATCGCCCAAACAATCTCGCGGTCGTTTTTTAATGCATTCCCTTGACAAATCGGCACAACAACGGTTATCTCAATGGCGTCAGGGTATTCGCTGA